GGCGTTGCCTCCGGCACGGGTGCTCGGAGGCGCCACGGGTTCCTAGTTGGTCGTGCCCCCGGTATCCAGCTGGATCGGCTGCATCGACAGGCCCGAGGTCAGCGAGGCGCGGATCTCGTCGCGGGCCGCGGCGATGGTTTCCTTCGGCGCCAGCTGTTGCACGGCCAGGCGCTGGCCCAGCTGGGCGAGCCCGGTCGCGTCGGCATGGTGTCCGACCTGTGCCAGCGCGGAGGCCGGATCGCTGGAAAACAGGTCGCGGAATGCGTCGTCGCTGGAGAGCAGGTCCAGCAGGCGGTCCACCACTCCAGCGGGCAGCGGCTGCGGCCCGCCGTTCGTCTCTTCCGACATTCTTCCTTCCCCCCTTTTTACCGCTTCGTCCGGAAGCGGCTTCGCGCCGCAGCTTACCGGAGCCCGAGTGCAAGGAAACAGCCGCGGATGCGAGTAAGACGTTGCAAGGTGCTCTACCTGGAGCCGCGCGAAGAGGTGGCGTTCGACCTGCAGGACCTGCTGGCCGGCGGCGACGGCGTCGCCCGCCAGCGTCGCTGGTTCGCGCTGGCGCCGCATAGCCGCGGCCAGGTGCCGGTGGATGCCGCGGCACGCGACGTGCTCGGCGGGCTCTCGCCCGAGCGTTGGGTGGAGGAGGAGATGCTGTCGCCGGCCCAGCGCGAGGCGCTGCCCGCGTTGGTCGAGGCCGGCCTGGTGGTGTGCGACGAACCGGCGCACGCGGCGATGCTGGCCCGCGACGAGGCACTGCGCGCGGCGCACTGGCATCCGCTGGCCGCGACCGCGCACGCACTGACGCGCTGGAACGGGGTCGACACCACCGAGGCGATGCGCAACACCGGCACGCAGACGGCACCGGAACTGCGCCAGGTGCTGGGACCGCCGCCGCCGGAGGCGATCGTGCCGCCCCGTGCCGGCGCGCCGCTGCCGTTGCCGGTCCCGGAAGCGACAGGCTTCGATGCGTTGCTGCGTCGGCGCGCCACCTGCCGTAACTTCGACCGCGGGCGTCCATTGCCGATGGAGGAACTGTCGCGGCTCCTGCATCGCGTCTTCGCCGCGCAGGGCACGGTGCGCGTTACCGGCGACACGGTGTTCCTGAAGAAGAACAGCCCCTCCGGCGGCGGCCTGCATCCGGTCGAGGCCTACCTGCTGGTGCAGCAGGTCGAAGGCCTGGACGCCGGCCTCTACCATTACGACCCGCTCGCGCACGCGCTGCGTCCACTGCCCGCGCCGCCCGGATCGCTGGACGGGTTCGCGCTGCAGGCGGTCGCCGGTCAGACATGGTTCGCGCAGGCCCACGTACTGGCGATCCTCGCGCCTCGCTACGCGCGCAATTTCTGGAAGTACCGCCAGCACGCCAAGGCCCACCGCGCCGTCGTGCTGGAAGCGGGCCACCTGTCGCAGACGCTTTACCTGGCAGCCACCGAAGCCGGTCTGGCGGCCTACGTGACCTGCGCGATCAACGAGGACTGCCTGGACGAGGCGCTGGGGCTGGACCCGGTCAACGAAGGCGTGCTCGCTGTCTGCGGTTTCGGCTGGCGCGGCCAGGTGATGGAAACCATGGAGCTGGATCCGTTGGGCGCTGCATGGCAGGTTCCACCGCCTCCGAACTGATGCACGTGTGGGGTTCCGCCGCCTGGACAGGAGGAGTCGGCAGTGGTGTTTGTGGCGGTGCCGGGTTCCGCTGGTGCGGTGCGAAGAACGCCGCTGATGGCGTCGGCGAGCCGGTCTGGCAGCGCCGTGATGTCGCGAGGTGCCGACATCGCGCGACAGGTGTGCCTGCCTGCTCAGTCGCGCAGCAGCAGCGGCGCGCGGTAGCCCAGTGCCTCGGCCAGGTGCGGCCGGCCGATCCCCTCGCTGCCGTCGAGGTCGGCGATGGTGCGCGCCACCCGCAGCACACGGTGCATGCTGCGCGCGGTCAGCTGCAGTCGCTCGGCGGCCTGCTCGAGCAGGGCCTGCTCGGCATCCGCCAGCCGGCAGCAGGCGGCAAGTCCGGTGGCATCGAGCCGCGCGTTGAGTCCGCTGCCGCGTGCCTCCTGCCGTGCCCGCGCCGCCTCCACCCGCGCACGTACTCCAACGCTGGATTCGGAAGGCGGCGCATCGGCGCGCAGCTGTGCCGGCGGCAGGCGGGCCATCGAAAGATGCAGGTCGATGCGATCCAGCAGCGGACCGGACAGCCGGCCCCAGTAACGCGCGACCATGTCCGGGGTGCAGCGGCAGCGCGCCGAAGGATCGCCCGCGAAGCCGCAGGGGCACGGGTTCAACGCAGCCACGAGCTGGAACCGCGCCGGGAACTCCGCGCTGCGTCCGGCCCGGGAGATCGTGATGCGCCCGGACTCCAGTGGCTCGCGCAGCACTTCCAGGGCCGCGCGGCTCCATTCGGGCAGCTCGTCGAGGAAAAGTACCCCGTTGTGCGCCAGCGAGATCTCGCCCGGCCGCGGCGGACTGCCGCCGCCGGCGAGGGCGACCGGGCTGGCGCCATGGTGCGGCGCGCGCAACGGGCGCTGGCGCCAGCGTGACGGGTCCAGGCCCTGGCCGCTGATCGAGTGCACTGCCGCGGTTTCCAGCGCCTCGGCCTCGCTGGCCTCCGGCAGCAGTCCGGGCAGGCAGGAGGCCAGCAGGGTCTTGCCGCAACCCGGGGGACCGCTCATCAGCAGATGGTGTCCACCGGCCGCGGCGATCTCCAGCGCCCGCCGCGCCTGCAGCTGGCCGCGCACCGCGGCCAGGTCGGGCGGCGCTGGCGCGGGGCGGAGGGTTTCGGCCGCGGCCTCGCCGGAAGCCTCGCCGACGCTGGGCAGGCGCGCCTGTCCGCCGAGCCCGGCGCAGGTCTCCAGCAGGGTGCGGGCGGCATAGGCCTCGGCCTCGCGCGCCAGTGCAGCCTCGGCCGCACTGGCAGCCGGGACCACCAGCCTGCGGCCGGCGCGCGCGGCGGCCAGGACCGCCGGCAGGATGCCGTCCACCGGCCGCAGCTCCCCGGTCAGGCCGAGCTCGCCAAGGAACTCGCAGCCGGCCAGCGCGTCGCGGTCGATCTGTCCGGACGCGGCGAGGATGCCCAGTGCGATCGGCAGGTCGAAGCGGCCGCCGTCCTTGGGCAGGTCGGCGGGCGCAAGGTTGATGGTGATGCGCCGCTGCGGGTACTCGAACTGCGCGCAGAGGATGGCGGCGCGTACCCGGTCACGGGATTCGCGTACCGCCGCGGCAGGCAGGCCGACGATCTGGGTGCAGGGCAGGCCGCCGGAGAGATGCACCTCGACCTGCACGGCCGGAGCGGCCACGCCCGCACGGGCGCGACTGTGCACCAGGGCCAGGCCCATGGCGGGTCAGTGGGTGGGCGCGGCCCCGCCGTCGCCGGCGGCCAGCCGGGCTTCCAGCTGGTCCACCGCGCGCTCCAGCTCGTGCAGCTTCTCGCGGGTGCGCAGCAGCACCGCGCGCTGGACGTCGAACTCCTCGCGGGTGACCAGGTCCAGGCGCGACAGGCCGGCCTGCAGGGCGGTGCGGAAGCTGGCCTGCAGCTCCTCGCGCGACTCGCGCAGGCCCGGCGGGACCAGGTCGCTGAGGCGGCGGGCCAGGTCGTCGATGTGGTTGAGGTCGATCATGGGGTGCTCCTCCGGCTGGATGCCTAGTGTGCGCCGGCGACGGGGGCACCGCAGTCGGTCGGTATTGCGCCCGCGGGTAGGAAAACCCCGAGCGGCGCACATTGGACCGGAGCCGGGCGGTCTTGGGCAAGCGTGCGGCGCGGTATCCTGTGCGCCCCGTATACGCAGCCGACCACCCCCGGAGGGCACCGCATGAAGATGATCATGGCCGTGATCAAGCCGTTCAAGCTGGACGACGTGCGCGAGGCGCTCGCCAGCCAGGGCATCGCGGGCATCACCGTCACCGAGGTCAAGGGCTTCGGCCGGCAGAAGGGCCATACCGAGCTCTACCGTGGCGCCGAGTACGTGGTCGACTTCCTGCCCAAGGTGAAGATCGAGGTCGCGGTCACCGACGACCGCGTGGACGCGGTGGTGGAAGCGATCGTCAAGGCCGCCGCCACCGGCAAGATCGGCGACGGCAAGGTGTTCGTGTACGACCTCGGCCAGGTCGTGCGCATCCGCACCGGCGAGCTGGACGCCGACGCGCTCTGAGGCGCGCCGGCACCGCGCCGGTTACTGGTGGTTACTGGCCGAAACTGGCCTTGAAGCCGCGGTAGAAGCGCTTCCAGCCGTCGCGCACCGAGGTCACCCAGCGCGGGTCGGCCAGCACCTGCGACACGAACCCGCCCGGCGCGCGGCCGGTCATGCGCTGCTCGATCTTCAGCGCGTTGGCCAGGTCGCTGCGGCGCAGTTCGCGCAGCACCGGCGCGTTGCGCAGCCAGCGCGGCACCCGCAGGGCCGAAGCGAAATCAAGCAGCACCACGCGGTCGCCGCTGACCATCACGTTGGCCGGGTGCAGGTCGTTGTGGGTGAAGCCGGCCGCGTGCAGGTGCGCGACCGCGGCACGCAGCTGGCGGAAAGTGTCCTCGCCGACGCTGCGCCTGGAGCCCAGCGGCTCGCCCGGCACGAACTCCATCGCCAGCGACAGCCCGCCGACGATGCCCAGCAGCATCGGCGCATGCGTCCAGCCACGCAGGCGGCGCAGGGCGCGCGCCTCGCGACGCACCAGCAGCCGTGCCAGCGGCGCCAGCAGGGTGCGGCGGTACCGGCTGTAGTCCTTGACCACCGCCGGCTGGCCCTCGACCAGGGTGCGGTAGACGTTCGGCTCGAGCAGCCGGGTGCCTTCCTTCAGGAGCACGGGGGCTTCGAACGGCCGGCCGGACACGCCGGCGGCATGGGCAATGGTGTGCATGCTGTTCTTCTTCTTGTTCCGCCCGCGGGGCAGATCGGGGGGTGGGGGAACCCGCGGGGGTGGCCATCCGGGCCAGCGCGTAATTTTAGAACTGGCGCGTGTGGTAATTCCGGATGTGAAGAAGAGGCTATGTTCCGTAAACAGAACGGGCGCTTAAGAAAAGAGGCGCCCGCCAACGCCAGCTGAATCCGCCTTCACGCGGGGCCGGGTCGGCAAGCGCCTGGTTCCTGGCGGCGGGCCAGCGGCCCGCCGGCATGCCCGGTTACTCGGCCAGGGCCTGGGCGACGAACGGCGGGGCGACCAGCACGCCCTGGTGCAGGTGCGCGGTGTAGTAGCGGGTCTCGAAGGCCTTGGCCTGGGCATCGCCCTCGCGGAAGTCGAAGCCCTGGCCCTTGCGCGCCAGGGTCACGCTCCACCAGCCGGTGGGGTAGCACGGCTGCGGGAACGGCAGGGTCTTGAAGGTCGAGAACCCGGCCTTGCCCATCTCCGCGCGCATGGCCTTGATCAGTTCCAGCTGCGCCAGCGGCGATTCGGACTGCTGGACCAGGATGCCGTCGTCCTTCAG
This genomic interval from Pseudoxanthomonas suwonensis 11-1 contains the following:
- a CDS encoding NHLP-related RiPP peptide: MSEETNGGPQPLPAGVVDRLLDLLSSDDAFRDLFSSDPASALAQVGHHADATGLAQLGQRLAVQQLAPKETIAAARDEIRASLTSGLSMQPIQLDTGGTTN
- a CDS encoding putative peptide maturation dehydrogenase; translated protein: MRVRRCKVLYLEPREEVAFDLQDLLAGGDGVARQRRWFALAPHSRGQVPVDAAARDVLGGLSPERWVEEEMLSPAQREALPALVEAGLVVCDEPAHAAMLARDEALRAAHWHPLAATAHALTRWNGVDTTEAMRNTGTQTAPELRQVLGPPPPEAIVPPRAGAPLPLPVPEATGFDALLRRRATCRNFDRGRPLPMEELSRLLHRVFAAQGTVRVTGDTVFLKKNSPSGGGLHPVEAYLLVQQVEGLDAGLYHYDPLAHALRPLPAPPGSLDGFALQAVAGQTWFAQAHVLAILAPRYARNFWKYRQHAKAHRAVVLEAGHLSQTLYLAATEAGLAAYVTCAINEDCLDEALGLDPVNEGVLAVCGFGWRGQVMETMELDPLGAAWQVPPPPN
- a CDS encoding YifB family Mg chelatase-like AAA ATPase; translation: MGLALVHSRARAGVAAPAVQVEVHLSGGLPCTQIVGLPAAAVRESRDRVRAAILCAQFEYPQRRITINLAPADLPKDGGRFDLPIALGILAASGQIDRDALAGCEFLGELGLTGELRPVDGILPAVLAAARAGRRLVVPAASAAEAALAREAEAYAARTLLETCAGLGGQARLPSVGEASGEAAAETLRPAPAPPDLAAVRGQLQARRALEIAAAGGHHLLMSGPPGCGKTLLASCLPGLLPEASEAEALETAAVHSISGQGLDPSRWRQRPLRAPHHGASPVALAGGGSPPRPGEISLAHNGVLFLDELPEWSRAALEVLREPLESGRITISRAGRSAEFPARFQLVAALNPCPCGFAGDPSARCRCTPDMVARYWGRLSGPLLDRIDLHLSMARLPPAQLRADAPPSESSVGVRARVEAARARQEARGSGLNARLDATGLAACCRLADAEQALLEQAAERLQLTARSMHRVLRVARTIADLDGSEGIGRPHLAEALGYRAPLLLRD
- the ubiK gene encoding ubiquinone biosynthesis accessory factor UbiK, giving the protein MIDLNHIDDLARRLSDLVPPGLRESREELQASFRTALQAGLSRLDLVTREEFDVQRAVLLRTREKLHELERAVDQLEARLAAGDGGAAPTH
- a CDS encoding P-II family nitrogen regulator — its product is MKMIMAVIKPFKLDDVREALASQGIAGITVTEVKGFGRQKGHTELYRGAEYVVDFLPKVKIEVAVTDDRVDAVVEAIVKAAATGKIGDGKVFVYDLGQVVRIRTGELDADAL
- a CDS encoding phosphotransferase, which codes for MHTIAHAAGVSGRPFEAPVLLKEGTRLLEPNVYRTLVEGQPAVVKDYSRYRRTLLAPLARLLVRREARALRRLRGWTHAPMLLGIVGGLSLAMEFVPGEPLGSRRSVGEDTFRQLRAAVAHLHAAGFTHNDLHPANVMVSGDRVVLLDFASALRVPRWLRNAPVLRELRRSDLANALKIEQRMTGRAPGGFVSQVLADPRWVTSVRDGWKRFYRGFKASFGQ